Below is a window of Malus domestica chromosome 13, GDT2T_hap1 DNA.
gcctataaaaggaggaagaagccccagagacaaggactcaaccaatcaaacaaacaaacatacaaactctgctctcaagccagatttgcatccaaaagttGAAATCAACCCAGATTCAGTCCTTTTTAGCGACAAGCTATCTCTTGTCTAGATTTCCTTAGAAAACCTATCTTTCTCTAGttaaaagctctgctatctcCCTTAGtggtgtagtatcgattcccttgtgtaaacttgtttaccatccatccctttttagcatataaacccCTGTTAATTCAAAGAGAAGTAAATGCAAGAGGTTCAACCTTgacagacaaggtgaaatcttgcccgacgctctttgtttgttttctaaatttgtagatCTATTACTTAGTGCATTCTCCagtatgtattcaagttatttccatcTACTTTCCTACTTTAAGATTTTTGTTTGCATCTGGATCTGGTTAGTTTAATAAATATGTCTTCATTAAAAGCAATCTAGGACTAAACAAATGACTTAAGAGGGTCTGGACTCCCTTCATTTaaacatacaagactatgaactaaaagtccttgtttacaaggcaagaaaaagaacttaaagtGAACTTAACCCATCCATGACAATCCCTTGATAACAAAAAGTCTGAGTaacttggggtgcaagtaatcgactaaacacactcttgttctacatctgctatactgagatagcagtggcatGCCTAACActcagttagttttgattgtgagcctcaagtcctgtacctaaggccccacgaaggcatctttcagaactaactttgtcctcttcttgtagcacatcaacaagcaagagcccgactacacatccaaagtgccaatctCTTGGGGAGCTATGCTAAGGTCCGAGGACCCTTCTCCAGAGAAATCTTTGCCCGAACACCTAGCATCTTCTTTGGCGCAGGAAACTTTTGATCTTGTGCTTGTGTTGGTATAGAGCATTTGGAAGGAACAATATAATTTGTATGGAAAGGAACATCTCTGTCCCCAATGGAGATTCATTGCAAAAATCAGTCCTGGCTTCAGGAGTATAAAAGATGGCATGGAAGGACTAAATGCAGCAGCAATGCTGCTGCCGTGGTGAAATGGAATAAACTAGAGAATGGATGGCTGAAGTCTAACTTCGACGCAAGGCTTGCCCAGGCCCAGTGCGAGTTGGGCGACCGTCCGCGGCCCAAAAAAATTgagggcaccaaaattatttcagatggtatattcatatataatttcataagagtataaatttataaaatttggttaattGACTAAGTTTAACTAGAACTAGtggttatgtgtttatttacttTCAGGTGGTTATGTGTTTATCTCTGGTTTAAATCGCCATGTGTTTATTTACTTTCTAATTTTGTAATTCAtgatgtttaaaattaacaaagagGTCTCGGGTTTAAAGCATTATGTGTGTTGTTTATTTTCcagtttttacaaatttcttttcgtaagagtataaatttttaagggtaaaagactgtttactaccctcatgtttcgtggttttcaacatttagtgcatcaagttttttttgtctcagagtcatacctaaagtgtaaattttgggacagtctcatatatccgttagtcaaactgttaaatgtgctgttaattgtgacgtggcgtccatgtggacaatgactgggcgccacgtgtcaaccatgttttttttttctttttcttttttcttctttcttctttcttctttcttctttcttctttcttctttcttctttcttctttctccttcttcttcttcttcttcttcttcctctgactgcaactttttttttcttcctccttctccttcttccttcctccttcttccttccccttcttccccttcttcattcttcttccttctccttctccttcttcttcctccgtatCTGGGGATCCTtattcctcctccttcctccttcctctttccttcttccttctccttcctccttcttccttcctcttcttcttcttcttcctccgaatctgcccagattcgattttttattttttatttttttcttcttccttcttcttctccttcctccttcctccttcctccttcctccttcctccttcttccttcttccttccccttcttctccttcttccttcttcttcctccgaatctagggaagatgaaggtttttttttttttttttttttgaggaagatgaagaagaaggaagaaggaagaaggagaagaagggaaaggaataaggaagaaggaagaaggaaaagaagaaggaagaagaaggaggaagaagaagaaagaagaaaaaaaaaagccgaatctgggcagattcggaagaagaagaagaagaagaagaagaagaagaagaagaataaggaagaaggaggaaggagaaagaaggagaaaaaaaaaacttccctagatttggaggaagaagaagaagaagaagaaggaagaaggaggaaggagaaagaaggagaaaaaaaagacTTCCctagatttggaggaagaagaagaagaagaaggagaaggggaaggaagaaggaggaagaagaagaaaaaagaagaaaaaaaaaaaaccgaatctgggcagattcggaggaagaagaaggaagaaggaagaaggaagaagaagaaaaaaaaaaaaaaaaacttccccagatttggaggaagaagaaggagaaggagaaaggagaaggaagaaggaagaagaaggaagaagaaggaagaaggagaagaaggggaagggagaaggagaaggaagaaaaaaaaaatgttgcagtcggaagaagaagaagaagaagaagaagaagaagaagaagaagaagaagaagaagaagaagaagaagaagaagaagaagaagaagaagaagaagaagaagaagaagaagaagaagaaggagaagaaggggaagggagaaggagaaggaagaaaaaaaaaatgttgcagtcggaagaagaagaagaagaagaagaagaagaagaagaagaagaagaagaagaagaagaagaagaagaaagaagaaagaagaaagaaaagagaaaaaaaaacgtggctgacacgtggcgtccagtcattgtccacataggcgccacgtcacaattaacggcaaatttaatagtttgactaacggatgtatgagactgtcccaaaatttacactttaggtatgactctgagatgaaaaaaacttgatgtactaaatgttgaaaaccatgaaacatgagggtagtaaacagtcttttacccaatTTTTAATgtaagagtataaatttttaaaatttggttaaatgatcaaaaagtttaatcacaagcaatggtttttgttgtagaaaattaatgaaaggtCTTGAGTTTGAAATGCTATGTGCTTTTTGTTTTATTCTTTCCCATTTTTACCAAtttctgtttggttgttaatttctttttaattattagttCGTAGTTATGTAGGTTGCAGTTATACATTCATTCCAATTCAAGTCCAACCTTTAACAAAGAGGAATGTGTGGACAaaatttttagaccaaatttgcaaatcaaaatacctgtcatcaataagaaataagcacgtcaATCAATACTTAAggaataatccaatcatcaacaatcacatcatacattttacaaatttggtttaaaaatttggtatCCTAGCATAAGCCTTCAAGAAATTAATGAATGCATGTCTCATCCATTGCCTATATATATCAATTAAAGACccgaaaatataattatttgtttagtTTCATATTGGAAAGGTTAATAAGAAAAACACCTTACAAGTTatataaaaacactttaaaagttcagaTAGATGggaaacaaaactcatcatctatctacttgtaagcttgagattttttggtttccttctttcaatacaaaattaattaaatttttcgtgtttaaattattgagtttgaagtgcttttctaagtataattttattgaagtctcattgaagttgttgtggtgggggggggggggtgtagGTGTGGTGCTGCTAGATGAGGCAAGCCAATTCGTGGCGGTTATGGCGATGAAGTTGAAAGACATTTCCTCGTCGTTGCAAGAAGAACTAGAGGTAGTGCGTGTGGGGTTCTGTTGGTACAAGAAATCATTGCAGAAGCAGTGGAATTCAAGGGGATGCTACGATGGTTCCCGTGACTCTTAATAGCCATGAAGCTGGTGATACTTCTTCGATGGGCAATTTGGTAAATAACACGCGCCACTTTTTGCGTTCCATACCTCAAACAAAATTGATCCGTACTCGAAGGGAAGCAAATAGAGTGGCTCACAGATTGGTGCTTTTGGGACTTAACTTAGATCAAAGGAGAGTGTGGTTTGAAGAACCTCCAGATGTAATTTTAGACCTCATTATGAAGGATAGCTTATCTTTGTAACTATGGTATGGGACGCTCTTTTCCCTTCGACTAGGTTGAAATCCCTAGCAAGGTTTTTATCGAGGCCTATTAATTTGCACCCTATCCTCCCTATTTGTACGAATTCGAAATTTCTTAtgaatgaatatcgtacttgaTCTAAGAAAAAATGTAAATCTTGGTATATCCATTTTAGCCCTCTCATTTTATGCAGATATTGTTTGTAATAAAAGTAATGAAATTTGCCTACTTTATTACATTATCCATTTTAAAATCCAGTGGTGTTTTCAAAGTTAAGTTGCCAGTTAAAATTGGATGGTAATAGGGCACAAATTATTCTAAAAGGTCTTTGGAGAATTTATCGTCTGTCGCCCAAATTTAACACTTAAAGCTCAAATATTTTCTAGGCTTATTTACAGCAAACATCCTCATAAACTCAATCTTTAGTCCACTTAAACCTTTATAACTCAAAACGTATCACTTAATCCCTTAAAAGTTAACTTTGTGTCCTACTTTTCCTCATTTGATTTGTTCACTAAAAATTTGGTTGAGTGATGTGACATGGCAAGTATGGTATTGATTGGCCGACCCTAGATTTCTAGCACATTTGTccaaatttttttggtttggccCATTTACAAAAGTTACTCTCACACAACCTTTTCAAAGTATCAATGTATCTTATTGAGCGCTCATCAACAATTAAGCACCCAAGTTAATAGAAGACAAATGAAAATATTTAGGAAATGAGGCAGCACAAATGTTCATAcataaaaacactcaaaagtcGCCAAAAGTTTACACAAAAATAAgaggggagggaaggggagagaatcctactcccacAAAAAGGTCATCTAGTCGACAAAAGAAAAGGCCAATTGTGAAATAGTAATGCTAGGTAGATTTGTAAACTACGTGATGTGTCACCAACAAGAAGTAAGTacgttaattaatatttaattaataattcaattatcaacaaaCACGTtatatggtttacaaaatttggtctaaacagttagtttccctagcattacccattGAAAATGTTACTGTCGCTTTCATttgtcaataatttttttttatttgaacttaaTTATTGTCTCTCTACACTGGACTAATAAAATCTCCCAAACTTTCAAATTTGCCCTTaacataaatgaaaagaaaaactaatgctAATGTTAGCGCTCAACATTGTAAGGTTAGCGAGCTTAATTAAATCACTCTAGGTGGGCTTAGGAAATGAGCTGAAATTAAATGGACTCAAAGATGTAAGTGGTTTACCCCTCAAAACTGGGCTACATCCACCGTGTTGCTCATAATATATTGATTTCAAGACTAAATAGCGTTCGGCTCATACATTCACTTTCTCATCTTTTCGATTTGCCCGACCCCCATATTGGAGATCTTTACTCCTTTATACGGGCCTCTCCCTCTTAAGGCTTCTCAAATAAGCATTTAATGTGCCAACAACTTGCACTAGCTTATTAACACATGTCCACCTACTCGGCCAGGCTCTCGTCAATGAAGTGACGTTCTTGCAGTCGGGGTGGCACGCGCGTTTAGATCTAGGCGAATTAAACATCTAATAGGACATTGGTTACTCTTACTCGTCTCACCAAGCACCTTCTCAGCTACCTTTACGTCTTACCCTAGACATCTGTTGCTGAATGCCAGTCGCCACATAATTAAAACGGCACCTAAATAGTTCTTTCCATGGAGACTCAAGTTGTAAAGTTGTCACTTTGCCCACGTTCCATGCATTCAGGCAACTCCTCTTTCATCTCAGTCAACTTAAGTGCTCGAGATGGCTCTCTTTAACCCTTTTAGGCCTTGGGCTCTTTGGTCTTTTCTTGGGCCTATGCCATTGGGTGAGCCTAAAAGCGCCCAACATTACCCACAACCCACCTATGAGCAACAACACGTTTTTATCTCTCTACACcctcattgttttttttttttctttcttttctggcAATCCAAACCCTAACGCATGTAACCATTACtactctccttctctctttcttgttctGGAGTTTGACTTTTATCTATCTATTAATTTGTTCTATGTACAAGATATCTCCCTCTATCGTTATGGTACAATTTGTAAATAGGTCTGGGAAGGAAAGTATTCTTggtaaaactaatgaaaagagctttaaaactttaaattttaaccaaaaacaatgtaagaactttatttaatggttatgaCAAAAcccaataccaaactagcccaaTAAAGCTGGCCCAAGTAAAAACAATTATCAAGCTTCCGAATTTACCCCTAACGTCCAAGTCTTGGCCCGTTTATTTAGTCTGTTTCCTTTATATCTTCTTCTCCATCAAACTCTGAAAATAGCGGAACAATATCTTCTTCTCCGTCCAAATACCAAACCCTACCTCAATCATCCTTCAACCACCCAAAGCCACCAAGATGCCGATATCACAAAGGTAACCATTTGCCATCCTTCATCTCTGATTTTATTGTTCAAAGAATTGGAATGAAAAGCTCAATATATTACTTATGCATGATTTCGCTATGTAGGACTTTGATTTTAGGCCATGGCTTCAGATTGGATGAACAAACAAACGGCGGAGATCTCGAGGTTTGCGGATTCAAGAATGATAAGGTAAAAAGAAAAACTCCATCCCTTCCTTCTTTTGTCGGTGCTGTAGCTTCATATTCACTTTTGACTTTGTCATGTAATCTCTGCGATGTTTGTGGCTGAGAGAATAAATGCAAAAATTATCAATGCTTCCATGATGTAAATTCATCCATGCTTATAATGAATCTGTTTGTGGTCTCTATGTATTTGTGCAtccatgtatttttttttttttttggatatatGGGgggattgtattttttttaattttttttttatgaattgggAGTGTAtgatttctcttttcttcttacGATTATTTTTTATGGTGCGATGACTTGATGGGTCTACCAAATCCAATCAAAACTTGAGCGATGATTTTcgaaaacaataaataaaaattacaataCTCTCTATGATttcttttttacaaatttcgGTGAGATGTTAGTTTTTATCTCAAATTTCAGTCCATTGAAGTTGAAATTGATTGCGAAGTTGTCAAATGCATATTTCAGGCTGTTTGACTCCAACATGCTCATCAGCAACACCACGGCGGTGATATGCTTGGATGATTACCATTCCCTAGACATGACAtggaggaaggagaaagaagtgACGATGCTAGACCCAAGAGCTACCGACTTCGATCTTATGTATAAGCAGATGAAGGCAATCAAGGAAGGGAAGGCTGTTGAGAAGCCTATTTACACAATGTTTCTGGTCGCTTGGATCCTCCTGAGCTCATCAAGTTCCCCCAAGATTCTTGTCATTGAAGGTTTACGTGCAATGTAAGTGCATGTCTACTTAATTACTCATCTTAATCACTTTCATTAACTAATTAATCACtactttattatttttcatCACTACACATTCATGAAATCCTGGACTTGTTCTTAATTAGAATCTTTCTTCTAAAGCGATATTTTTACCCTTAATTCATCTAAACCGATTTCGTAAAGTTGcacttaatattattttttagatGAGAGTATCCACGTAATTTAGCGAGAGTAAAACAAatcttcttttatattttggatgAGGTACTCATTAATTGATAAATCCACATATGCTAACCCAGTGTTCTTTGTTCAATTcttaattgtttttatgtatcAGCTGCATGCTGCAATCATTGAACTGGATACCAAGATCTAGAATGATAACTCATTGACCAAAAGATTATAACTCTAGTTGGCCACTTGCGTTGCATATAATCCTTTTAAAGATGTAGTACGTACATTTATTTACTAAACCGAAATCAATTGGATGTAAACCATGTTTTGGTGTCTCTTTATTGACTTCTTAGTGTCTCTTGGGTTCTGAGTTTGATTAAGACTTTGTAATCAATTCCATGTGTGTATAAGTTTATATTCACTATGTTGTTCGTAATCATAGGTATACTAGGCTAAATTGGTAGTTTCTTAATGTTCTGGATGTGAAAATTTTTGTTTATGGGTATTTGAACTTTTTCATTGCAGTTGGGTGTTATGAGAGCAAAGAAGAAGTTGCCAAGGGAGAGGAGGTTATTCCGCGTATCAAGCAGGTGCCTTTTTCAAAAGGATGAgaagcatgtatatatatataataacatatgcAAATAAAATTGCAACTTGGACTGCTAAGGTTTAGCCTTCAAACAAAATTACAGATGTGGTGCATCCAAGTTCAGAAAATCAATAGTcagttttagaaaaaatttatcCATTTTCAGTTTCAAAAATAGCATACTcgttttcaatttcataaatagtatacatgtgttgagtttcataaatTGTCAGTTTTATAAATAGCGTACctgtgttgagtttcataaataatcagtttcagaaatagtgtacttgtgttgagtttcataaatagttagTTCCAGAAATAGTTTAGTACCtgtgtttagttttagaaatagtgatagCACCAGTGTTCAGCTtgagaaatagtgatagtacatGTGTTCAATTCGAGAAATAGTTGTGTTTAGTTTAAGACAGTGTGATAATACCAATGCTtattttaagaaatagtgatagtacccatgttcaatttcagaaatagtcagtgtttagtttcagaaatagtatggtacctgatgtgaaaattatgttgacacacaaattaaaccttatttgtgacaattgtagtaacgatgtaagtagggatcgttctaaccggggattaactaggggtactaatcacttgaaaactgaattagaaatgcaaaaacaaagtttaaaacactagattggactcaaagaatgcaaaactaacgtttaaaatactaaaacaaaccaaaaactcaaaacagcaactaaaagactcaaaactgccttaaaaacactttctgggcagttttgaacacaagcaccaaattggacgaatttgggttttaacttgtaccaaaacacttaaaaacataaaccaacacactttctaactaatctaggacttcaaaacaattggggatttgatttggacgaaaataactaaatgggcagattgtgaaacaaaaacagattgtacgataaaattgtaatgaaacaatggatgatggaatagctaaagggttcttctccacacatgaaatatatgcaacctaaatcgatttccagttatcaaattaataagttatgaatcccgacactccaagttaattaggtccgcttaaattaaccttcagatttccctagaatcattgaattggatgaatatgcatcgcaaacaaattattcctaacaagttctctatatgaacaacatgataaagatacaagttagaatcattacgttctttggaaatcataagcatcgacaaggcattcgtaactatgaaaagcatgatactcttgccaggaatctacttaacacgatcgtgactagcgatcttcactacttgcgaatataaattcataatgattaggtgaaacaaacttatctggcgtgaaggattattttctggatgaatggGTCGTTTTTGTGGCTGCCAAAGAGAGTTTATTTAAAGGGTTTaggaaattaaaaccctaggttatttaggGTAACATAAATTAAGtctaaagcttctagaaataggaaacaaaatcagaaaattaaaggaaagggcaagggaaattcggctggTTTGCTagggttagagatgggccttctagaatgccttgcaaggcaaggaaatcagatttctaaagccctaggtgcggcaagggttaggGGGGAAATgctaggtcatctaaaagcccaaagccaagaatagaaactctcgaaaatggaaacctccaagaatagaaacttccaactttagaaactttggtttccaattccgaattctttgttcttcactttcatttcttcctttcttaagctcctttgaccttcaaactcgtccattccttgtgctccataagcatacacaacattccaggtcaattttgctctaaaatgctccatttcgcACTTATTTGCATCCTTtgtctctaaacctgaaattgcatgaaactgactttaaacattgaaataactcaagaaaaacaacataaatgcatgagaacaagcccactaagtcgcataaatatgctcctatcagtacccgtgtttagtttcaaaaatagttagtttaaaaaataatgaggGTAGGAGAGAGGGTGTGTGtatatttaagaaatagtcagtgtttactttataaataatttatatatgaaaTTTATATTAATCTTACTTTGATTCTATAAATATTTCAATAAGCATTTCAacatgattttgtttttgaatcttCCTCAATCTAAATCcttctcaattcaatttctctaaTTTGTTTACTAGTTTATAAATTAGTAAATAAGCAATTATTCTTTCTCATTTTAGTTCCTTTAATTTCATTTACAAATTTTTATGCACACCATAAATGTAGTTGAAGCTCCTAAGCTCCAtcacccaaaaataaaaagacataACTTGGCCCAATTTCCCTATCGAGATTTAatcaatttaattttaattatatatgatTGCCACTTGGTATTATAGTCTAAtaatatttctctttacttgtaagtgagaggtcttatgtttaATTCTCActaaatgcgaatttgaaccacattattgctagcccattgtgaagtTTAGCCTACTTCCCCAcccctttagtgtaaaaatattgtttgttaaaatatatatatatatatatatatatatatatatatatgattaatgTTCTGCAAGTAAAAGAGTATATGGCTATGGGAAACAAATGAGGAATATGTTGAGTGGGTTCTAAATTTAATTACTAGAAGATAGCATATAGGatgggaaggaaggaagaactTCTCACATAACATGGATTCAAACCAAAAACGGACCTTAAAGGGAGGAGATACAAAAGGAAGCAATTTGTGCCGTGCTAAAAAATACTTGACAAACCTCTGCTATACGCCACACTTTTCTCTATCGGTTTCGATTTTGagactgaaccaaaataatttacactatttatgaaactgaaccaaaataactcctactattttaaaaaatgaaagaaaacacGTAGTTAATGAACCAATTTTTTATATAGAAGTAGTGCAAAAACACATTATTTCTAGAATTGaactatttatttattataactTTCCAATTTTAACCTTAACAACAAGCCTTTGATCGTTTAATCTTTGCTATGCTCTCTCCCCTGTTTCTTCATGACACGACGGCGATCTCCTTTCaaaggagaggagaggagaggagatgaGAAGATATGAGAAGAGAAATAGTTGTCTTGTCAACGAACATTCAGATACTGCTGTTACTGTTACCTGGGATCCACGCTGGCCCAAAATGAATTGCAGGACCACcgcaaaatcataaaaaaaagtataaaacaAACGTTTGATTTGGACCAATAACACAAATTTCTTGGCGAAACCAAACCCAATTACCATATTTATTATTGTGATACTTGTTGAAAAATTAAAGAGTGTTACTTAATTCAAACCAATAATTAAGAATTATAACCTTAAAAGCACtttaacaagaaaaagaaaaaaggaaaagaaaaactgTACAGGAGGCGATCAATCCCaataaaaacacataaaaaagAGGCTAAGGATATGTTTGGCTTTTGAAGCAACCGAGGAAACTGGaacaagaaggaaaaagagaaaCGGTGGCAAGGGAACTAGAAGGCTAACGGGACTGGTTGGGTTCTGTCAGGGGCAGTTTTGGAAAAAACATTTACTGTTGATTGGGCTTTTAATTCAGTTTGTGAGTTTTTATGTTTGTAAGGTCTAGTGTATGAATAGTTTCCTTATGATTAAATTGTAAGtcattttggttaaataatagttttggatgattttttttattaaattaaagttAGCCAAaatccttttcattaaagctttttattttttttttctttttgatttttttcacaATAAGTATTCCTGGTCATTAATTGGTATTACTCTTCGATTTGAATTAGTGTTTTTGCTTTTATTACAAACAAGTGGTAACATAAATTTTTGGAAGATCGGGATGACACTTGGAAGAATGATGCATGAAAGTGGAAACTACAGTTTAAACTGATTGGGGAAGAGATAGATGCTGATGAGGAGGGGAGTTGACAGAAGAGTTTAGAGCGGTGCCATTGTCGAAAAGACGACCGCGGAGCATTGTGATTTTATCTCAATGGTAAACATAAGCGGGGTAGAAGAATGAAAGAAGTAAAAAATTGGAGGGGGTCGTGGTCGTTGATGATGTCAAGGGAAGGTGTCGCGAGTGCTTGGGTGGGTTTTGGGTTCTTAGGTtttctttcattatttttttcatttacgTAAGGGTAAACTTAGAAATTTTAGCAGAGATCTTTTAATAGGAATATAGAGAAAAAATATttaggttcaaataaaatttcaatacGCCAATTTGATTTAAGGGACGCAACTCTTAGTCCAATGGCCTTTTGCGTTGTTAAATGACAGTTGACATAAGTGCAGCAAACCGGGGTGACTTCAAGGCTCATACATACAACGTTATTATAGACAATATCAAATGAATGTGATTATGttttttaattgaattgttttttttttttaatttctaaaaaatatttaattataccGTTGCCAGGCATTGCCATGGATGGAATGTATGGCAATACACGTTTATT
It encodes the following:
- the LOC108171026 gene encoding phosphoribulokinase, chloroplastic-like isoform X2, translated to MASDWMNKQTAEISRFADSRMIRLFDSNMLISNTTAVICLDDYHSLDMTWRKEKEVTMLDPRATDFDLMYKQMKAIKEGKAVEKPIYTMFLVAWILLSSSSSPKILVIEGLRAIWVL
- the LOC108171026 gene encoding phosphoribulokinase, chloroplastic-like isoform X1, which produces MASDWMNKQTAEISRFADSRMIRLFDSNMLISNTTAVICLDDYHSLDMTWRKEKEVTMLDPRATDFDLMYKQMKAIKEGKAVEKPIYTMFLVAWILLSSSSSPKILVIEGLRAICMLQSLNWIPRSRMITH